Proteins co-encoded in one Oreochromis aureus strain Israel breed Guangdong linkage group 3, ZZ_aureus, whole genome shotgun sequence genomic window:
- the LOC120433656 gene encoding uncharacterized protein LOC120433656, translated as MEDRMFIDKLNGPENWATWKFQLEHLLKAKDCGSDPWWRVDLARVYTIGAVVITNSAGFENRLDGAEIWIGKSANFSDPERERCAVISHIPSGETFYFPCSSIEGRYVTVFLPGSGKVLNLCEVEVYYGYPLSNVALKGEATQSSTLSFATASKAIDGRRISFYSNGFCSHTAEDETDPWWRVDLQRSFTITAVKVTNRGDCCAERLDGAEIRIGNSLENNGNNNPRCASISHIKAGKTYTYRCDGGSMEGRFVNVFLPGQKKTLTLCEVEVYAAPAVEPLPNMALGKQTAQSSTWPNKPFLSSKAVDGYKMETWLM; from the exons ATGGAAGATAGAATGTTTATTGACAAGCTGAACGGACCGGAGAATTGGGCAACGTGGAAATTTCAACTGGAGCACCTGTTGAAGGCAAAGGACTGTGGG TCTGATCCGTGGTGGAGGGTAGACCTGGCAAGAGTGTATACAATTGGTGCTGTTGTGATAACCAATAGTGCAGGATTTGAAAACAGGTTGGATGGTGCAGAAATCTGGATTGGAAAGTCAGCAAACTTCAGTGACCCTGAGCGTGAGAG GTGTGCCGTCATCTCTCACATCCCCAGTGGGGAGACGTTCTACTTTCCATGTAGCTCTATTGAGGGACGCTATGTCACTGTGTTTCTCCCAGGAAGTGGGAAGGTCCTAAATCTCTGCGAGGTTGAAGTGTACTATG GATACCCATTATCCAATGTGGCACTCAAAGGAGAAGCTACCCAGTCATCTACACTCTCTTTTGCCACTGCGTCCAAAGCCATCGATGGCAGACGGATCTCGTTCTACAGCAATGGGTTCTGTAGCCACACCGCTGAAGACGAGACCGACCCCTGGTGGAGGGTGGACCTGCAGCGAAGCTTTACAATCACTGCTGTAAAAGTCACCAACAGAGGAGACTGCTGTGCTGAAAGACTGGATGGTGCTGAGATCAGAATAGGAAACTCACTGGAGAACAACGGAAACAACAATCCCAG GTGTGCTTCCATCTCACATATCAAAGCAGGTAAAACCTACACATACCGGTGTGACGGAGGCAGCATGGAGGGTCGCTTTGTGAACGTGTTTCTTCCTGGACAGAAGAAGACTCTCACCCTGTGTGAAGTGGAGGTGTATGCTGCCCCAGCAG TTGAACCGCTTCCAAACATGGCCTTAGGCAAACAAACAGCACAGTCATCGACTTGGCCCAATAAACCTTTTCTGTCATCAAAAGCTGTTGATGGGTACAAAATGGAAACTTGGTTGATGTAG